A region of the Gammaproteobacteria bacterium genome:
CAGGGTTGTCAGTTGAGTCTCGTGTTAGGGAGGCTGATTTGGGAAAAAGGGTTTGATTCCACTGGAAATTTCTCAACAGCTTGGTTAGGCTGCGCGACACGATCTAAGCATTCTTCTGAGTAGCCATCGAACCATAATATGCGTCTGAGTAAAATCAAATTAGCGGGCTTCAAATCTTTTGTTGATCCGACCACCATTCACATCCCCAGTAACTTGATTGGCATTGTCGGCCCCAATGGCTGTGGTAAATCCAATGTCATTGATGCGGTGCGTTGGGTGATGGGAGAGTCTTCAGCCAAACATTTGCGTGGCGCGTCGATGGACGATGTGATCTTCACCGGCTCCTCGGCGCGTAAGCCGGTGGGGCAAGCTTCGGTGGAGCTGGTGTTTGATAACAGCGACGGCACCTTAGGGGGCGAGTACGCCAGTTACAGTGAAATTGCTTTGAAACGGCGCATCACTCGCGAAGGCCAATCGCAATATTTTCTCAATAACAGCCGTTGTCGTCGCCGTGACATCACCGATATTTTTCTCGGTACCGGTCTGGGACCGCGCAGCTACGCCATTATCGAGCAGGGGATGGTGAATCGTCTGATTGAAGCCAAACCGGAAGAGCTGCGAGTTTATCTGGAAGAGGCCGCAGGCATTTCCAAATACAAAGAACGCCGCCGTGAAACAGAAAACCGCATTCGCCACACCCGTGAAAATCTAGAGCGTCTTGACGATCTACGCGAAGAATTGGAGAAACAGCTCGAACGTCTGAAACGCCAAGCGGCCACGGCCCGTCGCTTTAAAACCTTAAAAGAGGAAGAGCGTCGTCTCAAAGCGGAGTTGTTGGCGCTGCGTTATCGCGATCTAAATCAGGAGTTGGAACAGAAGCAGGGTCGTCAGTCGGCTTTAGAGACCGAACTGGAAGCGAGCATTGCCCAGCAGCGTTCCATTGAACGTCATATTGAAGCGGATCGGCAGCGTTACAGCGAAGCCAACGATGCGTTTAATGCCATTCAGGCTAAATTTTATCAGCTCGGTGGTGAGATCAGCCGAGTTGAACAGAGCATTCAACATCTGCGTGAGAGTCGTTCTAAGGCGGAACGTGAACTTCAGCAGGTTTTGGGTCTGTGGCAAGAGCTTGAAGAGCACATCGCCAGCGAGCAGATGCAGTTGGAACAACTGAACGAGCAGCGCTTGCAAGATGAACCGGCGCAAGAAGAGCTGTTGATGCAGCAAGAGATGCAGGCAGATCAGTTGCAGACGGCGGAAGAAGCGATGGAGGCGTGGCAGCAGCAGTGGCACGACTACAGCCAACGCAGTGCCGAACCGCTTCGGATCGCTCACGGCGAACGCTCGCGTATGGATCAGCTGGAAGCCCAAGTCCAGCGCCATCAGCAGCGCCGCGAACGTCTGGAAGGGGAGCAGGCTCACCTCGATGGCAGCGAACTGGATAGCGAGATTGAGCAGTGGCAAGAGCAGCAATTGAGCGGCGAAGCGCAGTTGCAAGAGGCGGAGCAGCAGTTGGAAGGCGTGCAAAAGTCTTTGAACGACAACCAGTTGCTGCGTCGCGAACAAGAGAATGAATTGAATCAGTTGCGTCAGCGTCAACAGAAGCAGAGCGGTCGTTTGGCCTCTTTGGAAGCGTTGCAACAGGCTGCACTTGGCCAGCAAGAACAAAATGTGGTGAGCTGGTTGGAAGGGCAAAATTTAGCCGATCGTCCTCGTCTGGCGCAGCAGTTGGAGGTGGATGAGGGCTGGCAGCAGGCGGTAGAAACGGTGCTGGCGGATCATTTAGAAGCGGTCTGTGTCGATCAGCTGGGTCCAGTGGCTCCTCTGTTAGAGAGTCTGGAGCACGGTTCGTTGCTGTTGCTGGAGCGCGGCAGCTCTGCTCCGGTGTTGAGCAGTACAAAAACGCTGCTGAGCAAGGTGCGCAGTGAAGAGAATCTTGAGAGCTTGTTGGCTTCAGTTTATGTGGCCGATGACTTGCCATCTGCGTTGCAAATGAGGTTGCAGTTACAGCAGCATGAATCTGTAATTACCCCAGAGGGCATTTGGCTGGGATCCAACTGGCTGCGGATCAAACAAGACGAGGATAAAAACAGCGGTGTGTTGGTGCGTGGGCAAGAGATTAAAACCTTGAGTGCCGATCAAGCGCTGTTGGTGGAACAGATTGAGCAGCTTGAAGATCAACTGGAAGCCACTTTGTCCGCTGTGCAGGAGCAAGAGCAGCAGTTGGAAGAGCTGCGCCAAAGCGTCAATCAGAATCAGCGTGAGATCGGTGAGGCGCATCGCCATCTCGACAGCGCACGCTTGCGTCGTGAGCAACTGAGCCAGCGTTGGCAGCGGTTGGGTGAAGAGGCAGAAGAGATACAGGTGCAATTGGAGAGCGATCAGGAGGCGTTGCAGATTGCAGAGCAGCGTTATCATGAGGCGTTGCAGCAGAGCGAAGTGATGGCCGATGAGGGTGAGGCACTGCGTTTGCAACAAGATGAGTTGAATTCGCAACTGAATGAACTGCGTCAACAGGCACGGGAATTGACCGAGGCCGAACATGTTTTGGCACTGCGTCTGGAATCCAATCGCAGCGCGTTGGCGGCGGCAGAACAGAGTGGGCAACGAGCTCAGGCTCAGCTGTTGCAGTTGAGTGAGCGACGTGAAACGTTGCAGCAACAGTTGAGTGTTGAAGAGCAACCGGTGGATCAGTTGCAGCGCGAGTTGGAGCGTTATTTGGCCGACCGTGTTGGCATTGAAAAACGTCTGAGTGATGCACAGAATTTGCGTGCTGAGATTGAAACCCGCCAGCAACAGCAAGAGAAGCAGCGTCTGGAAGTGGAGCAGGTTGTTAACGAGGTACGCGAGCGCGTGCAACAGGAGAGTTTGGCCGTACAGGAGAGTAAAGTGCGCTGCGGTACACTGTTGGAGCAGTTGGCTGAGACCAATTTTAGCCTTGAATGGTTACTGCAAGAATTAGATGTGTCGGCATCGGTTAAGATCTGGCAGCCTAATGTCGAGCAGATGGCGCAAAAAATTCAGCGTTTGGGGGCGATTAACTTAGCGGCCATTGATGAATACGAAGAGCAATTGCAGCGTAAAGAGCATATGCAGAGCCAATATGATGATATTAATGAGGCGCTGCTGACCTTGGAGACCGCCATTGCTAAAATGGATCGTGAAACGCGCAGCCGGTTTAAAGAGACCTTTGATCAAGTTAACCGTAAAATGCAGCACTTCTTCCCACGCCTGTTTGGTGGAGGTAAGGCAAATCTGGAATTGACTGACGATGATCTGTTGACGGCGGGGGTCACGATTCGCGCTCAACCTCCAGGCAAGCGGGTTAATAACATTCATCTGTTGTCGGGCGGTGAAAAAGCTTTGACCGCAGTGGCGTTGGTGTTTGCCTTTTTCGAATTAAACCCCTCGCCGTTTTGTATGTTGGATGAGGTAGATGCACCGTTGGATGACGCCAATGTGGGGCGTTTTTGTGAGTTGGTAAAAGAGATGTCGGAGCGGGTACAGTTTATTTTTATTACCCATAATAAGAGTACGATGGAGTTGTCGGAGCAGTTGATGGGGGTGACCATGCATGAAGCAGGTGTTTCACGTCTTGTTACTGTAAATGTTCATGAGGCGGCCAAGATGGCCAATGGTTAGGAGAGACAACCATGGACCTGTTGCGTTGGGTGTTGTTATTGATTGGAATCGCTATTTTGGCGGCCATTTATTTGAGTGGTC
Encoded here:
- the smc gene encoding chromosome segregation protein SMC; the protein is MRLSKIKLAGFKSFVDPTTIHIPSNLIGIVGPNGCGKSNVIDAVRWVMGESSAKHLRGASMDDVIFTGSSARKPVGQASVELVFDNSDGTLGGEYASYSEIALKRRITREGQSQYFLNNSRCRRRDITDIFLGTGLGPRSYAIIEQGMVNRLIEAKPEELRVYLEEAAGISKYKERRRETENRIRHTRENLERLDDLREELEKQLERLKRQAATARRFKTLKEEERRLKAELLALRYRDLNQELEQKQGRQSALETELEASIAQQRSIERHIEADRQRYSEANDAFNAIQAKFYQLGGEISRVEQSIQHLRESRSKAERELQQVLGLWQELEEHIASEQMQLEQLNEQRLQDEPAQEELLMQQEMQADQLQTAEEAMEAWQQQWHDYSQRSAEPLRIAHGERSRMDQLEAQVQRHQQRRERLEGEQAHLDGSELDSEIEQWQEQQLSGEAQLQEAEQQLEGVQKSLNDNQLLRREQENELNQLRQRQQKQSGRLASLEALQQAALGQQEQNVVSWLEGQNLADRPRLAQQLEVDEGWQQAVETVLADHLEAVCVDQLGPVAPLLESLEHGSLLLLERGSSAPVLSSTKTLLSKVRSEENLESLLASVYVADDLPSALQMRLQLQQHESVITPEGIWLGSNWLRIKQDEDKNSGVLVRGQEIKTLSADQALLVEQIEQLEDQLEATLSAVQEQEQQLEELRQSVNQNQREIGEAHRHLDSARLRREQLSQRWQRLGEEAEEIQVQLESDQEALQIAEQRYHEALQQSEVMADEGEALRLQQDELNSQLNELRQQARELTEAEHVLALRLESNRSALAAAEQSGQRAQAQLLQLSERRETLQQQLSVEEQPVDQLQRELERYLADRVGIEKRLSDAQNLRAEIETRQQQQEKQRLEVEQVVNEVRERVQQESLAVQESKVRCGTLLEQLAETNFSLEWLLQELDVSASVKIWQPNVEQMAQKIQRLGAINLAAIDEYEEQLQRKEHMQSQYDDINEALLTLETAIAKMDRETRSRFKETFDQVNRKMQHFFPRLFGGGKANLELTDDDLLTAGVTIRAQPPGKRVNNIHLLSGGEKALTAVALVFAFFELNPSPFCMLDEVDAPLDDANVGRFCELVKEMSERVQFIFITHNKSTMELSEQLMGVTMHEAGVSRLVTVNVHEAAKMANG